The DNA region ACAGGCCGCTTTTAACCGGTTGCGCTATAACGTATTAAAGGTGATGCCCTATGCCTTGTATGCCAAGCGCCGGTACGAACAATTAGAACAGGATATTGCCCATACACCCGAAAAAAAGGAGCAAAAAAAATTGGTTAAACAGTGCGATAAGGAAATAAAAGACATGTTTAACCGGGAGATAAAGGAACTGACCATTACGCAAGGGCAAATTTTAACCAAGCTGATCGACCGCGAAGTAGGCAGAACTACCTACGATATTGTTAAACAAACAAAGGGCGGCTTTGCAGCATTTTCATATCAGATTATTGCACGTGTGGTTGGCCACAATTTAAAAAGTACTTACGATCCAAATGAGGACAGGGATATCGAATCCATCATCCGTACCTCGGGTTTTTATCAATAATTATAATGCAGGAGAGCATTCCGAATATTTATTCTTTCAAGGTTAAAAAGATCAATGGCGAAGACCAGCCTTTGTCTGCTTACCGCAACAAGGTGCTTTTAATCGTAAATACGGCTTCCGAGTGCGGTTTTACGCCACAGTTAAAGGAGCTGCAATTGTTGAGAGACGAAATTGACAATCCCGATTTCGAAATTTTGGGTTTTCCATCTAACGATTTTGGTAAGCAGGAGCCGCTTAACGGGGCGGAAATCGCTTCATTTTGCGAGGTCAATCACGGTGCAACATTTCCTGTATTTGATAAAATTATGGTTCGTGGCGAACATGCTCATCCGCTGTATCAGTTTTTAGGCGATAAGAAGCAGAATGCCAGTCTAAGCTCTAAACCGCGATGGAACTTTCATAAATACCTCATTAACAAAAAGGGCGAACTTGTAGATTATTATCTGCCGTTTACCAAGCCCCTGAGCTCAAAGATTAAAAAGAAAATTCAGCGCCTACTGACTGAAGACCACCAACAATAAATTAATGAAATTAGACATTTTAGTTATCGCCGTTCATCCCGATGATGCAGAGCTTTGCTGTTCGGGAACGATTTTGAAGCACATAGCCCTTGGTAAAAAGGTAGGAATAATAGATTTAACCCGCGGTGAACTGGGAACCCGGGGAACCGCCGAAACGCGGGATGAAGAGGCTGCTGATTCGGCCAAAATTTTAGGTTTGCACGCCCGTGAAAACTTAAGGCTGCGTGATGGATTTTTTCAAAATGATGAATTTCACCGTTTGGAAGTCATAAAGGCCATCAGAAAATACCAACCAGAAATTATTTTAAGCAATGCGTTGGAAGATCGCCACCCAGATCACGGTAGAGCAGGCGATTTGGTGTACGATGCTGTTTTTCTATCCGGATTGCCCAAGATTGAAACTGAGGTTGACGGAGCTAAACAAACTGCCCACCGCCCTCGGTTATTGCTTCAATTTATTCAGGACCGTTATCTTAAGCCTGATATCATTGTCGATATTTCTGATCATATGGACAAAAAGATTGAGTCGATTAAGGCATTTAAAACGCAGTTTTACAATCCAGATGTTGCGGGACAACAAACTTATATTTCGTCGCCAGAGTTTTTTGAAACCGTTATTGGCCGTTCGAGGGAGTTCGGTAAGAGTATTGGCGCCACTTTTGGCGAGGGCTTTACCTCAAGAAAGTTATTGGGCGTTGATAATTTGTTCGATCTGCGGTAAGGTTTTAGGCGAAGAACGTTAATACGCCGTCATATCGAAAAGCGATCCTTTAGTACTTAGCAAACAGATTTCTCCGCTACGGTCGAAATGACGGGAAAATGAAGGGCAGCAGTACTTAGCAAATAGATTTCTCCGCCACGGTCGAAATGACGGGAAAATGAAGGGCGGCAGTACTTAGCAAACAGATTTCTCCGCTACGGTCGAAATGACGGGAAAATGAAGGGCAGCAGTACTTAGCAAACAGATTTCTCCGCTACGGTCGAAATGACGGGAAAATGAAGGGCAGCAGTACTTAGCAAACAGATTTCTCCGCTACGGTCGAAATGACGGGAAAATGAAGGGTAGCAGTACTTCGCAAACAGATTTCTCGGCTGCGCTCGAAATGACGGGAAAATGAAGGGCAGCAGTACTTAGCAAACAGATTTCTCGGCTGCGCTCGAAATGACGGGAAAATGAAGGGCAGCAGTACCTAGCAAACAGATTTCTCGGCTGCGCTCGAAATGACGGGAAATGAAGGGCAGCAGTACTTAGCAAACAGATTTCTCCGCTACGGTCGAAATGACGTGAAAATGAAGGGTAGCAGTACTTAGCAAACAGATTTTCTCGGCTGCGCTCGAAATGATGGATTATAAATACACCGTCATATTGAAAAGCGATCCTTCATCGGTTGAGATATTTGTTGCCAATTAGTACCAAGAAGGGGCAATAGTATCGAAATGACGAAAGGTTCAAAGTGACCACAACAACCCCTCGCCAACAAAATCAGCACTCGTTTGTTATTCTCAAAACGAATAATAATGGCGAATATACTTTCTTCACTCAAAAATGCGTACAAGCTATTTAAACATGTAGATTTTGATAAGCTAGACGCGTTATCAAAAAAAGTCGATTTACCCAAAATGGTCGAAACTATATCAAACCTGGATGAGAAACAGATTCAAGGAATGATGAAAATGATGGGCAGATCTGGTAAAAAAAGAGAACTTCCGCCAATCGAGGGCGACTTTTATCATTTGGGTGATGAGGCGCTGAATGAGGAAGATCGGGCTTTGCAGTTAAAAGTTAGGGCATTTTTAGAGAAAGAAGTGAAACCCATTGTAAACCATTATTGGAACAAGGCTGAGTTTCCGTATGAGATTATTCCAAAGCTAGCCGAGCTCAATATCTGTGGCTTAACCTACAAAGGCTACGGCTGTCCCGGCAAATCGAACTTAATGGAAGGCATTTTGGCCATGGAAATGGCCCGAATCGACACCTCTATTTCCACGTTTTTCGGTGTTCAAAGCGGCCTGGCAATGGGTTCCATTTATTTATGTGGCTCAGAAAAGCAGAAACAACAATGGTTGCCGCTAATGCAACAGTTTAAAATAATTGGCGCATTTGGCTTAACAGAACCCGAAGTTGGGTCGGCCGCTGCCGGAGGCTTAACCATGACGTGTAAAAAAGTTGGTGAAAAATGGATGCTGAACGGGCAGAAAAAATGGATTGGAAATGCCACTTTCGCCGACATCATCATCATCTGGGCTCGCGATGAGGACAGCAGCGAGGTAAAGGGCTTCATTGTTAAAAAAGACAACCCTGGTTTTTCAGTCGAAAAAATGCAGGATAAGATGGCTTTGCGAATCGTTCAAAATGGAATAATTACGTTAACAAATTGCAAAATAGAAGACGCTGACCGCTTGCAAAACGCCAACTCGTTTAAAGATACTGCCAAGGTTTTGCAGATGACCAGGGCAGGAGTGGCCTGGCAAGCTGTTGGTTGCGCTCGTGGCGCCTACGAAAATGCGCTTGCTTACACCCAAACCCGTAAACAATTTGGTAAACCAATTGCGTCGTACCAACTGATTCAAAACCATTTGGTAGAAATGTTATCGAATTTAACGGCTATGCAAACC from Pedobacter endophyticus includes:
- a CDS encoding DUF4294 domain-containing protein, with the translated sequence MKFKGLIILFIVMIFSVKLKAQDSIAPVFPKLGKADTIRVASTNDHGVMIPWMQLQDVSIYAARIWKSPAEQAAFNRLRYNVLKVMPYALYAKRRYEQLEQDIAHTPEKKEQKKLVKQCDKEIKDMFNREIKELTITQGQILTKLIDREVGRTTYDIVKQTKGGFAAFSYQIIARVVGHNLKSTYDPNEDRDIESIIRTSGFYQ
- the bshB1 gene encoding bacillithiol biosynthesis deacetylase BshB1 encodes the protein MKLDILVIAVHPDDAELCCSGTILKHIALGKKVGIIDLTRGELGTRGTAETRDEEAADSAKILGLHARENLRLRDGFFQNDEFHRLEVIKAIRKYQPEIILSNALEDRHPDHGRAGDLVYDAVFLSGLPKIETEVDGAKQTAHRPRLLLQFIQDRYLKPDIIVDISDHMDKKIESIKAFKTQFYNPDVAGQQTYISSPEFFETVIGRSREFGKSIGATFGEGFTSRKLLGVDNLFDLR
- a CDS encoding glutathione peroxidase, with protein sequence MQESIPNIYSFKVKKINGEDQPLSAYRNKVLLIVNTASECGFTPQLKELQLLRDEIDNPDFEILGFPSNDFGKQEPLNGAEIASFCEVNHGATFPVFDKIMVRGEHAHPLYQFLGDKKQNASLSSKPRWNFHKYLINKKGELVDYYLPFTKPLSSKIKKKIQRLLTEDHQQ
- a CDS encoding acyl-CoA dehydrogenase family protein — encoded protein: MANILSSLKNAYKLFKHVDFDKLDALSKKVDLPKMVETISNLDEKQIQGMMKMMGRSGKKRELPPIEGDFYHLGDEALNEEDRALQLKVRAFLEKEVKPIVNHYWNKAEFPYEIIPKLAELNICGLTYKGYGCPGKSNLMEGILAMEMARIDTSISTFFGVQSGLAMGSIYLCGSEKQKQQWLPLMQQFKIIGAFGLTEPEVGSAAAGGLTMTCKKVGEKWMLNGQKKWIGNATFADIIIIWARDEDSSEVKGFIVKKDNPGFSVEKMQDKMALRIVQNGIITLTNCKIEDADRLQNANSFKDTAKVLQMTRAGVAWQAVGCARGAYENALAYTQTRKQFGKPIASYQLIQNHLVEMLSNLTAMQTLCFRLSQLQDQGLLKDEHASLAKVFCSLRTRDVVSKAREVMGGNGILLEYNVARFVADAEAIYSYEGTKEINTLIVGRAITGFSAFV